One Pyrus communis chromosome 13, drPyrComm1.1, whole genome shotgun sequence genomic window carries:
- the LOC137713016 gene encoding nudix hydrolase 18, mitochondrial-like, with translation MGLLLSKNILVNLICNSSNSPVFSKKNGGDFIPMQIENMVSLVSRTGRQFQRYEEGCRQVVGCIPYRYRVKQTSSDEELEVLVISSQKGKGMLFPKGGWEMDESIEEAAKRETLEEAGVTGHLETRLGSWRYKSKTQGTVHEGYMFPLLVQQQLELWPEKSSRKREWVTISEAREACQNWWMKEALEKLVCQKMQPQPKGEEGEATCT, from the exons ATGGGTCTCCTTCTCTCAAAAAATATTTTGGTGAATTTGATTTGCAATTCTTCTAATTCTCCCGTTTTCTCCAAGAAAAATGGCGGAGATTTCATCCCCATGCAAATTGAGAACATGGTTTCTTTGGTTTCCCGGACCGGAAGACAATTCCAGCGCTATGAAGAAGGTTGCCGCCAAGTTGTAGG ATGCATACCATACAGATATCGGGTAAAACAAACTTCATCTGATGAGGAACTGGAAGTTCTTGTGATTAGTTCACAGAAGGGGAAAGGAATGTTGTTCCCAAAG GGAGGTTGGGAAATGGATGAGTCAATTGAAGAGGCGGCGAAAAGAGAGACGCTTGAGGAAGCTGGTGTGACTGGCCATCTTGAA ACTAGATTGGGATCGTGGCGTTACAAGAGCAAAACCCAAGGCACGGTTCATGAGGGGTACATGTTCCCTTTGCTTGTTCAGCAACAGTTGGAACTTTGGCCCGAGAAAAGTTCCCGAAAACGTGAATGG GTGACGATCTCTGAAGCTAGAGAAGCATGTCAAAATTGGTGGATGAAGGAAGCTTTGGAGAAATTAGTTTGTCAAAAAATGCAGCCCCAACCGAaaggagaggaaggagaagcAACTTGTACATAG
- the LOC137712597 gene encoding dihydropyrimidine dehydrogenase (NADP(+)), chloroplastic-like, which produces MASISFTQIGGKNPVAEFSRRPRPELRLTRPSRVGFRVFASESKAEPDLSVTVNGLHMPNPFVIGSGPPGTNYTVMKRAFDEGWGAVIAKTVSLEADKVKNVTPRYARLRVDGNGSAKGQIIGWENIELISDRPLDIMLKEFKQLKQEYPDRILIASIMEEYNKAGWEELIDRVEQTGVDALEINFSCPHGMPERKMGAAVGQDCALLEEVCGWINAKATVPVWAKMTPNITDITQPARVALSSGCEGVSAINTIMSVMGINLTTLRPEPCVEGYSTPGGYSAKAVHPIALAKVMNIAKLMISEFGDTDYSLSGIGGVESGGDAAEFILLGANTVQVCTGVMMHGYGVVKKLCSELQDFMKQHNFSSIEDFRGASLEYFTTHTDLVRRQQEAIKQRKAIRKGLQSDKDWTGDGFVKETESMVSN; this is translated from the exons ATGGCGTCTATTAGCTTTACTCAGATCGGAGGCAAAAACCCAGTTGCTGAATTTTCCAGGAGACCTCGTCCTGAGTTGCGTTTAACTCGGCCAAGCCGAGTAGGGTTCAGGGTGTTTGCCTCCGAGAGCAAGGCGGAGCCTGATCTTAGTGTTACTGTTAACGGGTTGCACATGCCCAACCCGTTTGTTATCGGGTCGGGTCCGCCAGGGACTAACTATACGGTGATGAAGAGGGCCTTTGATGAAGGCTGGGGTGCTGTGATTGCCAAAACT GTATCACTAGAGGCAGACAAAGTAAAAAATGTCACTCCTCGATATGCTCGGCTACGAGTAGATGGAAATGGCTCAGCCAAAGGGCAAATTATTGGGTGGGAGAACATAGAACTGATAAGTGATCGACCTCTTGACATTATGTTGAAAGAATTCAAGCAattaaagcaagagtatccaGATAGGATTCTGATTGCTTCAATTATGGAGGAATACAACAAAGCTGGCTGGGAGGAACTTATTGACCGTGTCGAGCAAACTGGAGTT GATGCTCTTGAAATCAATTTTTCCTGTCCTCATGGTATGCCAGAGCGCAAGATGGGAGCTGCAGTTGGTCAAGACTGTGCACTTCTGGAAGAAGTTTGTGGCTGGATCAATGCCAAAGCCACAGTTCCTGTGTGGGCAAAGATGACTCCTAACATTACTGACATCACACAG cCAGCTAGAGTCGCTCTGAGCTCAGGATGTGAGGGCGTGTCAGCTATTAATACCATCATGAGTGTAATGGGAATCAATCTAACTACCTTACGGCCTGAGCCTTGTGTGGAGGG ATACTCAACTCCTGGGGGCTATTCGGCTAAAGCGGTTCATCCAATTGCACTGGCGAAAGTGATGAACATTGCAAAGTTAATGATATCAGAGTTTGGTGATACGGATTACTCGCTTTCTGGTATTGGGGGTGTTGAGTCTGGTGGCGATGCTGCTGAGTTTATTCTTCTTGGAGCAAATACTGTTCAG GTATGCACTGGGGTCATGATGCACGGATATGGTGTTGTGAAGAAACTTTGTTCCGAGCTGCAGGATTTTATGAAACAGCacaatttttcatccattgaagaTTTCAGGGG GGCTTCCCTCGAATACTTTACAACACATACAGATTTAGTGAGAAGACAACAGGAAGCAATCAAACAGAGGAAAGCCATCCGAAAAGGATTGCAATCCGATAAGGACTGGACAGGAGACGGCTTCGTGAAAGAGACCGAGAGCATGGTTTCCAACTGA
- the LOC137713089 gene encoding NF-X1-type zinc finger protein NFXL1 — MSSHVRNERRDRSRFPAQPAAQPTQPARREWVPRGSNPTIATAAVNPPPQVDPNNLNGNVSQPNSRFNPNNQNGNVTQPNLRFNPNNLNGSVSQPTSRFNLDNPNSNVSHPNHSSVPSEIRPHRGGNNGVRGQGRPVNHRRERGRNDNQEEKGLKDSNLPQLVQEIQDKLTKGTVECMICYDMVRRSAPVWSCSSCYSIFHLACIKKWARAPTSIDMSAGKNQGFNWRCPGCQSVQLTSSKEIRYVCFCGKRTDPPSDLYLTPHSCGEPCGKQLEREVPGKGVSKDDLCPHVCVLQCHPGPCPPCKAFAPPRLCPCGKKIITTRCSDRTSVLTCGQHCNKLLDCWRHRCERTCHVGPCDPCQVLVDASCFCKKKVEVVLCGDMTVKGEVKAEDGVFSCSSTCGKMLSCGNHSCSEVCHPGPCGDCNLMPSKIKTCHCGKTSLQEERQSCLDPIPTCSQLCGKSLPCGMHQCQEVCHTGDCPPCLVEVTQKCRCGSTSRTVECFKTTMENEKFTCDKPCGQKKNCGRHRCSERCCPLSNSNNALSGDWDPHFCSMPCGKKLRCGQHSCESLCHSGHCPPCLDTIFTDLTCACGRTSIPPPLPCGTPPPSCQLPCSLPQPCGHTSSHSCHFGDCPPCSVPVAKECIGGHVVLRNIPCGSRDIKCNKLCGKTRQCGMHACGRTCHPPPCDTSCSAEQGSKTSCGQICGAPRRDCRHTCTSLCHPYASCPDSRCDFPVTITCSCGRMTATVPCDSGGSNASFKADTVYEASVIQRLPAPLQPIESTGKKIPLGQRKLMCDDECAKMERKRVLADAFDIAPPNLDALHFGESSAVSELLSDLLRRDPKWVLSVEERCKYLVLGKSRGATSGLKVHVFCPMLKEKRDVVRMIAERWKLAVQAAGWEPKRFIVVHVTPKSKAPTRILGVKGTTTVSAPQPPAYDYLVDMDPRLVVSFPDLPRDADISALVLRFGGECELVWLNDKNALAVFNDPARAATAMRRLDNGALYHGAIVVHSNGSASMAASGSNAWGGLGTAKEGGASAVLRGNPWKKAVTRESGWREDSWGEEEWSGSSTDAQANVWNKEVPIAASVNRWSVLDSDTALGSSASSPRVEDSRKQPLGPPNLGLESKASGSSSSSTLAGQPVGVIADTPEVDDWEKAYE; from the coding sequence ATGAGTTCTCATGTCCGAAATGAGCGAAGGGATAGGTCCAGGTTTCCTGCTCAGCCTGCCGCTCAGCCTACTCAGCCTGCTCGTCGAGAGTGGGTGCCGAGAGGATCCAACCCTACCATTGCCACTGCTGCCGTGAACCCGCCTCCACAAGTCGATCCAAACAACCTGAATGGCAATGTCAGCCAGCCTAATTCTAGATTCAATCCAAACAACCAGAATGGCAATGTCACCCAGCCTAATCTAAGATTCAATCCGAACAACCTGAATGGCAGTGTCAGCCAGCCTACTTCAAGATTCAACCTGGACAACCCGAATAGCAATGTCAGCCATCCTAATCATAGCTCTGTTCCATCAGAGATTCGGCCACATAGAGGAGGAAATAATGGCGTTAGAGGACAGGGTCGGCCGGTGAACCATAGAAGGGAGAGGGGAAGGAATGACAATCAGGAGGAGAAGGGATTGAAGGACTCAAATTTGCCCCAGCTTGTGCAAGAAATTCAGGATAAGCTGACGAAGGGCACTGTCGAGTGTATGATTTGTTATGATATGGTGAGGAGGTCTGCACCTGTTTGGTCCTGCTCAAGTTGCTACTCAATTTTCCATCTGGCTTGCATCAAGAAATGGGCTCGAGCTCCCACTTCTATCGACATGTCAGCGGGGAAGAATCAGGGGTTTAATTGGCGGTGTCCTGGATGTCAATCTGTACAGCTCACTTCGTCAAAGGAGATTCGGTATGTTTGCTTTTGTGGCAAGAGGACGGACCCACCTTCAGATTTGTATTTGACACCACATTCATGTGGCGAGCCTTGCGGGAAGCAACTCGAGAGGGAGGTACCGGGTAAGGGTGTGAGTAAGGACGATCTTTGCCCTCACGTTTGTGTCTTGCAGTGCCACCCAGGTCCATGCCCTCCTTGTAAAGCATTTGCCCCTCCACGTTTATGCCCATGTGGAAAGAAAATAATCACAACAAGATGTTCCGATCGGACATCTGTTCTGACTTGTGGTCAGCATTGTAATAAGCTTCTTGATTGCTGGCGTCACCGCTGTGAGCGGACTTGCCATGTGGGTCCTTGTGATCCTTGTCAGGTTCTTGTTGATGCGTCCTGCTTTTGCAAGAAAAAGGTGGAGGTTGTTCTCTGTGGAGACATGACTGTGAAGGGAGAGGTGAAGGCAGAAGATGGTGTTTTTTCATGCAGTTCCACGTGTGGAAAAATGCTTAGCTGCGGTAATCATTCCTGCAGCGAAGTTTGCCATCCAGGGCCATGCGGAGATTGCAATTTAATGCCAAGTAAGATTAAGACATGCCACTGTGGGAAAACAAGCTTGCAAGAGGAACGACAGAGTTGTTTGGATCCGATTCCAACCTGTTCACAATTATGTGGCAAGTCTCTCCCTTGTGGGATGCACCAGTGTCAAGAGGTGTGCCATACTGGGGATTGCCCACCTTGTTTGGTTGAAGTGACCCAAAAATGTCGTTGTGGGTCAACTTCTCGGACAGTGGAATGCTTTAAAACCACAATGGAGAATGAGAAATTTACTTGTGACAAGCCTTGTGGGCAGAAGAAGAATTGTGGAAGACATCGGTGCAGTGAGAGGTGCTGTCCCCTTTCTAATTCAAATAATGCTCTCTCAGGGGATTGGGATCCTCACTTTTGCTCTATGCCCTGTGGGAAGAAGTTAAGGTGCGGTCAGCATTCTTGTGAATCGCTTTGTCACAGTGGCCATTGCCCTCCCTGCCTTGATACAATCTTCACGGACCTGACCTGTGCCTGTGGGAGGACTTCAATCCCTCCTCCACTACCATGCGGTACCCCTCCCCCGTCATGTCAGCTGCCGTGTTCACTCCCTCAGCCTTGTGGGCATACATCTTCTCACAGCTGCCACTTTGGAGATTGTCCACCATGTTCGGTGCCGGTGGCAAAGGAGTGCATTGGTGGGCATGTGGTCCTCAGGAACATTCCTTGTGGGTCGAGGGACATCAAGTGTAACAAGCTCTGTGGGAAGACAAGGCAGTGTGGTATGCATGCTTGTGGCAGGACTTGTCACCCACCTCCCTGTGATACATCTTGCTCAGCAGAACAAGGTTCAAAAACTTCTTGTGGACAGATATGTGGTGCTCCTAGGAGAGATTGCAGGCATACATGTACTTCACTTTGTCACCCTTATGCTTCTTGTCCTGATAGCAGATGTGATTTTCCTGTCACAATCACTTGTTCTTGTGGCCGGATGACAGCAACTGTTCCTTGTGATTCTGGTGGCAGCAATGCTAGTTTCAAGGCCGATACTGTGTATGAAGCTTCCGTTATTCAAAGGTTGCCAGCACCACTTCAACCAATTGAATCAACTGGCAAGAAGATCCCGCTCGGACAGAGGAAGCTTATGTGTGATGATGAATGTGCTAAGATGGAGAGAAAACGGGTTCTTGCAGATGCTTTTGATATAGCTCCTCCAAACTTGGATGCACTCCATTTTGGTGAGAGTTCTGCTGTTTCTGAGTTGCTTTCGGACCTTCTTAGACGTGATCCCAAGTGGGTATTATCAGTGGAGGAGAGATGCAAGTACTTAGTGCTCGGCAAGAGCAGAGGTGCTACAAGTGGTCTCAAGGTTCATGTTTTCTGTCCAATGCTAAAGGAGAAGAGGGATGTAGTTCGGATGATCGCTGAAAGATGGAAGCTTGCAGTTCAAGCCGCTGGTTGGGAGCCCAAGCGATTTATTGTGGTTCATGTTACACCAAAATCAAAAGCCCCCACTCGGATACTTGGGGTTAAGGGTACAACAACAGTTAGTGCACCCCAGCCTCCAGCTTATGATTATTTAGTAGACATGGATCCCAGGCTTGTAGTTTCATTCCCAGATCTTCCTAGAGATGCAGATATAAGTGCACTTGTATTAAGGTTTGGTGGGGAGTGTGAGTTAGTATGGTTGAACGATAAGAATGCATTAGCTGTATTCAACGATCCTGCTCGAGCAGCAACTGCAATGAGGAGGTTGGATAATGGCGCACTATATCATGGCGCTATAGTTGTCCACTCAAATGGGAGTGCATCTATGGCGGCATCAGGTTCTAACGCTTGGGGTGGACTGGGGACAGCTAAGGAAGGAGGAGCGTCTGCAGTGCTGAGGGGTAATCCGTGGAAGAAGGCTGTTACGCGAGAGTCCGGTTGGAGGGAAGATTCATGGGGTGAGGAAGAGTGGTCAGGCAGTTCTACAGATGCGCAGGCAAACGTGTGGAATAAAGAAGTACCAATTGCTGCCTCAGTAAATCGATGGAGTGTACTAGACAGTGACACGGCATTGGGCTCATCCGCTTCATCTCCCAGGGTTGAGGACTCTAGAAAACAGCCTTTGGGTCCACCAAATTTGGGTTTGGAGTCGAAAGCAAGCGGTTCGAGTTCGAGTTCCACTTTGGCTGGGCAGCCAGTTGGAGTTATTGCAGATACACCTGAAGTTGATGACTGGGAGAAGGCTTATGAATGA
- the LOC137712599 gene encoding homeobox protein knotted-1-like 2 has product MEEDLSSTRHKEKGKEANIEDNEILKKKISTHPLYGLLVENHLDCLKVSGIISELEENDGCRDMKQLDYNCNANLGVFGQSDLDHFMEAYCLALGKLKAAMEEPQQKSMAFISNMQLQLEEITNNSHLPDQPAPASLSGES; this is encoded by the exons ATGGAAGAAGATTTGAGTAGTACTAGACACAAGGAGAAGGGAAAAGAAGCAAATATTGAAGATAATGAGATCCTCAAAAAGAAAATCTCTACTCATCCTTTATATGGTTTGTTGGTTGAAAATCATTTGGACTGCTTgaag GTTAGTGGAATCATCAGTGAACTAGAGGAAAACGATGGCTGCAGAGATATGAAACAGCTTGACTACAACTGCAATGCCAATTTAGGCGTGTTTGGACAATCTGACCTCGATCACTTCATG GAAGCGTATTGCTTGGCACTAGGGAAGCTGAAAGCAGCAATGGAGGAACCTCAGCAGAAGTCCATGGCTTTCATAAGTAACATGCAGCTGCAACTCGAGGAGATCACAAACAACTCCCATTTACCTGATCAACCTGCACCTGCCTCACTTTCTG GTGAAAGCTAG
- the LOC137712882 gene encoding glutamine synthetase nodule isozyme-like — protein sequence MSLLTDLINLNLSDSTEKIIAEYIWIGGSGIDIRSKARTLPGPVGDPSKLPKWNYDGSSTGQAPGKDSEVILYPQAIFRDPFRRGNNILVICDTYTPSGEPIPTNKRANAAKIFSHPDVVAEEPWFGLEQEYTLLQKDLKWPIGWPLGGFPGPQGPYYCGVGAEKSFGRDIVDSHYKACLYAGIDISGINAEVMPGQWEFQIGPTVGIAAGDQLWAARHILERITEIAGVVLSFDPKPIEGDWNGAGAHTNYSTKSMRSDGGYEVIKKAIEKLGLRHKEHIAAYGDGNERRLTGRHETADINRFLWGVANRGASVRVGRDTEKDGKGYFEDRRPASNMDPYVVTSMIAETTILWKP from the exons ATGTCTCTTCTCACTGATCTTATCAACCTCAACCTTTCTGATTCCACCGAGAAGATTATTGCAGAGTACATATG GATTGGTGGGTCTGGTATCGACATCAGAAGCAAAGCCAGG ACTCTTCCTGGACCAGTGGGTGATCCCTCAAAACTTCCCAAGTGGAACTACGATGGTTCCAGCACTGGCCAAGCTCCTGGCAAAGACAGTGAAGTCATCCTTTA TCCACAAGCAATTTTCAGGGACCCGTTCAGGAGAGGCAACAATATTCTT GTCATATGTGATACTTACACCCCGAGTGGAGAACCAATTCCGACCAATAAGCGGGCTAACGCCGCAAAAATTTTCAGCCATCCTGATGTCGTAGCCGAAGAACCCTG GTTTGGTTTAGAGCAAGAGTACACTTTGTTGCAGAAAGATCTGAAATGGCCAATTGGGTGGCCTCTCGGTGGATTTCCTGGACCACAG GGACCATACTACTGTGGTGTTGGAGCTGAGAAGTCTTTTGGGCGTGACATTGTAGATTCTCACTACAAAGCATGTCTATATGCTGGCATCGACATTAGTGGCATCAATGCTGAAGTTATGCCTGGCCAG TGGGAATTCCAAATCGGACCAACTGTTGGCATTGCTGCTGGAGATCAGTTATGGGCTGCTCGTCACATTTTGGAG AGGATTACAGAGATAGCTGGAGTGGTGCTTTCGTTTGATCCCAAACCTATTGAG GGCGATTGGAATGGGGCTGGTGCTCACACAAACTACAG CACCAAGTCGATGAGAAGCGATGGTGGTTATGAAGTGATAAAAAAGGCGATTGAAAAGCTTGGCTTGAGGCACAAGGAACACATTGCTGCTTATGGCGATGGCAATGAACGCCGCCTCACTGGGCGGCACGAAACAGCTGACATCAATAGGTTCTTATGG GGAGTGGCAAACCGAGGAGCGTCAGTGAGAGTCGGGAGGGACACAGAAAAAGACGGGAAAGGTTACTTTGAGGATAGGAGGCCGGCTTCTAACATGGATCCTTATGTTGTCACCTCCATGATCGCTGAAACTACTATTCTCTGGAAACCCTAA